ttggcgaacccggttcacgaatcgTGGTCAACTGTGAAAAGAcgggggtacccaaatatacctcaatctaaaacttttccacctgtaagtcctttctccggaaatgattgtctatggactgagtcgagacaatacaacgaatcggttcacacttcatgtgatcatctatggatacgagatcgagacaatacgacaataagataacttacgtgattaactatggatacaagatcgagacaatacaacaacgaagtatgattacttgataataggttcggacttaaccaaacactataggattgctatcaagtaattaggaattaatgtttgtctattttacttctaattataataaataaatataattgcggaaatagaaaagtaaaagaaacaacaagatttttttaacgaggaaaccgcaaatgcagaaaaaccccgggaccttgtccagaattgaatactctcagaattacgccgttatacaaaatctaaaccaacttcgtatagtagagaccaagcaactaaacctatagttcacctagttgcctcagtatccctgcgcctccaacttgcaagtcacgcacttggaacaattcctttggttcgtattccaaacagtaaaggaacaacaaatctgttcggtaacaactcttttcaatcaacgtgatatgagtttgacaaaaggctcttccgtttaaccaataaactcctttgtcgggttctagatcaatatgttcaacaactaccaaagtaattggttagactatgcaatcaatactatgaatcacaaataaATGTATTggtgccgatctacgcaactaatcaatccaatctatcaaaagataaaacgattatagttggatccccagccgatcaagttttgtgcacaccaaagattatgaactcaagtaataaatcttctttgtcttcaaatcttcttagatcttcaataaacacctgcacacaaacaacttgaatatcttgtgatcaatcacacacagaacgaagtctgttaacgatagattatcacaagacttctttagatctacaaacattctaaagatccccgtcgatatttcgatctagtttgagtgaatcttatatcaaaagagaagattctcaagcataaacaaactaggtgcaatcaaagttcaacaactgttagtcaatcaaatcaatcgaaaactaataataaactacaattatctagtttcccaccaacggtactcgtagagattctcaatcccaaagaagtctttaaaacgagcggtcgtaagagatttcgcctaattagggtactttcctctccgaatagacggttccaccagtaataacacaactaggtagttttgctgtctctgaggattagtttgctcgaaatgcaaacttcaatatttatagaccaaggaagtttggacaccaaggaatttccaaaaccgaatattctcaaagatatgcaataaaccaaaatcggttttcataattcctggaaatactctgtccaaatattgactgaaatctcagTAGGAAATCTCCAATTAGCAAATgcaaattaccaatttttattttctaaatatatgcatttaattgttggaaattaaaagcatataaaaataaaaaccttaattaaaatattctcaatttatttcgatatgggattctcctttagttattaaggaatatctatgaacaataatagataagaattactgcacattttcaaagtatgtcgacatctttactttataattcctttttcatatttacaatcttggaatcgatttgccacacttccaaacgagtttagaattggttcatctgatttccaagaactatgtgattgatcaaaaacattcaatcaccaatcatgggtttaacggttccaaacacaagttcggttctacctccaagtggctaataggattggttacactagtttccataaaatggctaactaagtaccaggatcggttaccactaactcatggtattacttgtgatcggttgcacaagttataggatcggttacaccaattactaaaaattgttaacctactacaaggatcgattacacatcttgtgattagtcccatcAAGTACTAGAATCGGTTACCAATgactaggattggtcacaccgattacaaatatcgatcgtaccatctcatgtgattacttaagattggtttcactaataaaagtcataccgatacataagtcaggcattgtgaatagttttaccaagatacataaacaagttatgagcggttatattaaaaacacatattggtaatccaaaaatttgcaatgaataacaataccaataagcctagcgatttcccgttcgattcacaaaacaaatttatgaattgtacttcctttaaacgaatgtaaaacattgtttcctagaacgaattcttcacccatacccatacataatcacaatagcattcatacgattatgtcgatgtcttatatacgaagttcaaaagataagtgttatatttcgtattataatttcttaatactacgtctaactagagtataatcattcacagctttgcagttatgttttcaatatagcacgacttgaaagatacgttaggaatgaaacatttcaagtcaaaatattactaacctcaagaggaaggatgatgttgtcgatgtagctctttacttcttcgcgttcttcaagtcttcgagtaatacttgtatgtcttatatcataataactttctagctaacctatacgaagttgactctagtaaataatcaagctactctttaaatgagttttggttcactaaaatatgacaaccaaaattgacatcccaacgcttggtgggttcaactgagcaatactctaacaaactGAGTTCGATAGTCTAGTAGGGTTGCTGAACCCGGTTCATGAATAGTATCACCCTAACTCGTGAACAATCCCTATGGTTGGTAAACCATTGTACCAATTGTCCTGATAATAtttagcagatgcttaaagacttattagtttaatatgtttagcattgctagaaccctatttaaaaaaatttaagacttcattgattacttaaacacttatgtatttgtatcatgattaatttcttaagtgtttaaatgaacatcaaataaatttcagttctttggctaacttgccaaaccgaacaatcattatacacagTTTTGTAAATgaacctatgtgtatagtcttctattgtattttgaagacctaaagtactttgcttgattctcaagttatcttagcttgaattctaagctaaccaTGGTCTGTGAAACTATGAATAAAGCATCTCTGTCAATTAGgaaaaatcaatccctgacactttgtgtcctaattgattatagagtcgtcctctattgacctaggtttcatCTGCGAAATgttattaggtctacgactaaacgacttcgctttggggattcatgaagccaagtACGACTATCTTTACATTAATAATTCGTGAATGCTGATCTTGCTTTTCcgttatcgaggttttcataatctttttcaggaaagatagatagtaatcgcaaagttctcttcgtcccaGACCTTgttattcctcaagatagatatctaaagattgatcttagttgatctttaaAAAATTGTTATTGATAGGTGTTTAAGAACCTAGGATGCTCTTTGGGAGTCGTaggttccggatttgtgaggttttctagttttatatattgcaaacagaTATCCACACCTTGATCTGTGATCTAAatgaaaatcaaataggcttatctgttaaagGCAGAtcggtatcaaaagtattcacttcgTCTGAAggaactcttaggttgtaaaagacgtaagctaagtgaatcaagtgtgtagaaccttgcgagattcaagaaacgtaaggagtgcgactgtaactgaatcacttggagggtggattcgatctcaactacattccagtccgaagcttGATAGTAAgttagtttctgtagcggcttaatacagtatggtgttcaatctggatgaggtcccggggtttttctgctattgcggttttctcgttaacaaattttctagtgtcttgtgtttttttttccgcattatattgtttgtctTTATAATTTAATTTACACatgtttgtacgtattcaatctaagtagttACGTCCGCTTAACTATAGTCGATTAGGAGACTAGTTTCATGTATAATTCGTAtcctgaaagatagataacaagtttaatcacttggcagaattccgatttaattatttggatacgattagattgatcttggatcatgatttttgagatcttccaagtactccgcttaacaatcaggttcacggaccttgtgtctatatatatactgattgagtagaggttgagatacaacactatatacatattgtcaaggatcattaagttgatcTACCAGTTATTGTATTAatttttttccatacaggtttccaAACTAAAAATTTGGGTAtatttggtatcccctgcgtTTTCAGATAGGACTAActttgtgcctagagcctcaTATCCATATTTGTTAGATctaacaaagaaggaatcgaccTTCAACGAGATAATGAAAACATTTAATAAGGTGAACATCAATATtcctttattataataaagtagtCAAATGCctacttatgccaagttccttaaagatctttgtacacaaaAGTGTAAGTTTAATGTACATAGGAAATCCTTTTTAACTGGCcaagtaagttcaatccttctgaaccaaacaccccctaagtataagtaCCCTGGATGCCCGACTATATCTTGTGAAATCGGTAATCACGTGGTTGATAACGCATtccttgacttaggagctagtgttaacttactcccgtatcatgtgtatacccagctaggtcttggtaagttgaaatcgATCAAAATGATACTGCAATTATCCAATAGgtccgtcaaagtccctcgtggtgtcatagaggatgttcttattgaggttggtaggttttatccagtggattttgttgttagaGATatccagcctgttcaggaccaaAGTTCTCAAATACCGATGATTTTAGGTTGCCAATTTTTCGCCACTTCTAATTTTTTTCATCAAATGTAGAATCGGACatatgaacatatcttttggtaagatgactactgagctaaatgtctttaatgtaaTTAGACAGTCTTCTGAGACGGATGATTTAGAATAGGTGAATATGATTGAAACTTTAGTTcgtgatcctttagcctgcactgTGTTTGACAATTCATTATTTGATGAACCTtttagtgattcagaagaagtatCAATGACGAACACCTTACTTGATGAGCCTATCCTAGATATTTtctttgataatccattatatgATGATGTTGTTCGTTTGGATGAccagtccccaaaagaagctaggcATTATGCTGACCTTATGGAATGGACCGTAGAATTCATCCCATGGATTTTGATCCATTTAAGGATATTattcaccctaagtttgggggtaatgatgattctggtgatcgtcaagtatccctAATTGAAGTCTCTAACTTTGGACTCGAGCTTTGTGGATATAAGGTATCACTGgagtttcttcaaactctgcTACCCGATCCTCCAGATATTGTCCATGAGGAAATCCAGTTTTTAGAGACTTATCATTTGGCTGAACCTGTTTTTCTAGACACTCTTATGGAGCCCAAAGGGACACCCCAGATAAATCTAGTTTCCTTGAGAGAATCCCTAGCCAAGGTTGTGCtccgtctgttcatttttctgatccaGTATGGTAGTCTTATAtttgtgtcagctctatttggttctgAGGACCTACAActatttcggctattggtatatgactttagaaggtgacaatcctttttgtggtatttgatatctggctgaagactttaaacttagcacttgctgggaggtaacccatgctcgtgcaatacggtaatatcttttctCATTTCCTTCCTTCGAGTGGTAAcattgcacacgctaagtgcaatcacGTTGCATGCGAacatgagttaggatttttatgtTTCtaaattagttttgctcgaggactagcaaataataagtttggcgtCATTTGGTAGACatgtttatgtgtctaatttgttccCAATTGTTATAGTGTTGGAACTACtagtattgtgtttttatgtattataggtatttttggaatAAAACTTATGTGGAAAAATTAGCTCGGAAAAGTGTCAAAAGCACTTGGGAAAAGTGATAAAGGAATACACAAATTACTCGGGgaaacaccccccccccccccccccccccccccaccccacccccgctaatttatttttttactcAGGCACCCCCAATTTGCTAAGGGCATCCTTCTTCTTTAAATGTTTTTCGACTGTGAGATTTTCTGGAATTGATTTGGAAGATTTCTAGTGAGATTTAATCGCTCCAATGGATTGGATTGGGCCTGTTACACTTAAACATGACCGGAAAGTTCATCAGGTTCGAAAGATTGGGTTGGTTACACGAATTTGAAGAAAACATAGGAAGTATATTTCAGCGAGTAATTTTCAGGATTTTTGAGTTATTTTTGGTTGAAAAATAACatgtgaaaagaaatatatggAAATTATTTCCCGTGACTGGCAGGGAATGAAGGATGATTAATAGGGAGTTATTACTGAGAACTTATGGTATTGCGAggtatataaagggtgctgggATACCAGAGAAAGAGGACGGAGAGTTTGTGAGAGAATAGAGAGTTGCAGAGAGATAAAATCATGAGTTACATAATTTTTTCTGATGTTGTTACTGTGAAAAACACGACGAACAAAGTGCTGCCAAACACTGTCGTTAACAAAACGTGGTCTTATCTCGGTTTTGCAACAGTCTTTCCAGCAACAGATCAACAGTTACAGTAACACATTACTTTTAACGTTTCTtataacagtgggttctgtaacgcATATAAAGCGTTGGAAATCTCTGTTTTATTataatttcatctttgtaaacacttttgagcaatgaattcatATGTTGAGCGTGTTTCTAACATGATGAGGTAAACCCAATCTTCGAGGTGACGGAGGAAACTACTttgccaatgaaaaagtggtatttCCTAATTATTTAACTTCTGCAatcatatatattattatttgcctagattacaaattgattttatgaattttgtaAATCAATTGTGTTTATTATTGATCGAGCATGCTTAGCCCAGGGTTTAGATGTCCCATGCTTTCGATTAACAATTGTTATTTATGAAAAATCTACTTGCGCAATAATTTGGAATCAATTTGAACATGtgaattgcatgattataattagtgaatttaaatcactttggtattggtaaatagtggaatccttagtcccagtcTCTCTATAATTTTCACATCAAATTTTAATTTACCTTGCTATGTTTAGTTTTAAACTTAGTTCTAAAATctactttcacaagtcttaaacgaaCTACTTCTTACCACTGTAACAATTTGATTAGGAACTTATATCGTTATAAGGACAGATATGTGGCCATTACCCCTTTTACAAGTCATAAGAAACTCTTGGCAAAACAAGCAAGGTGGATTGACTTTTTGAGCGAGTTTGACTATATGTTTGAGTATAAGACAGGAAGGTTTAATTCTCTGCCAGATGCGTTAAGCAGAAAGTTGGTGGCAGAATATGTTGCGGCACTGACCACTATTGGGGTAGACTTGTTGCCCCTAATcaaagaagaaatgaagaaggaTCAGTCATATGTACACCCGACCAAGAAGATCCGTGATGTGATCGTTCGTCAATATTGGATGGGATCATGGAGTCATCTATGCCAAAGGAGAAATAATATATATACCTAATACGGGTGAATTGAGAAGGGAACTCTTGCAAGAGACGCGTGATTCCATATGAGTTGGTCATCCGGGCATGGAAAAAACACATACAAAGTGTATGTCAAAACGTGTTTAGTATGTCAATTGGATAAGATGGAAAGGAGAAAGGTAGTTGGTTTGTAACGGCCTTTGCCGATTCCATACTGGTCATGAAAATGCTTGTCGATGGACTTTATCAATGGGACGCCTAAAGTGCAAGGTTTTAGCACCTTATCCCCATTTTTGTAATGCAGACGTTGCAGCGGATCTGTTCTTCCAGAATGTAGTGAACGTTTTTTCAAGATATAGTGAGACTGCGTTGTTCGGACTATTTATATCTAAACTAAAGTTTTCTGCTAGCAATCAACCTTAGACCGATGGTTAAACGAAGAGGATAAATGTATTTATTGAAGAGTATTTGTGTCATTGACTGCAAGCCAGGTAAATTGGGTTTCGTAGATGGGTACGACTCAATGTTGTTACAATCTGCATAAGAGTTCATCCACGGGGATGAGTCCTTGCGTTTTAGTAACATGAAAGTAACCTTAAACCCCTCATGAGGTGCCAAAGGCTAAAAAACAAAGTTATACAACGATTTAAAATGACTGAGTAAGCGCGTGATAGTTTATCCAAGGAAACAAGAAAGATGAAGAAGTATTCTAATTTACACCGCagggatgtgaaatttgaggtggGAGATATAGTACTGTTGAAGATAACGTCTCAAATTTGGAAGAAAATCTATAGCAAGACAGTACATAAAGGCTTGATTCCAAGATACGATGGTCCTTTGAAGTGATGAAAAGAGTTGTTAATGTGCTTACAGACTCGTTTTGCCCGAATGACTGAAAGTGCTTTCCACTTTTCATGTAAGCTTTTTGAAGAAGTGCCACCCTGATATATTGGACACTTTGAGACAGCAATCGAAGCCACCAATAGTCAAGTTACAATTCGACAAGCAATTTAAAAGTATACTTAATGATCGAGTTGAGGGGGAAGCAAGAAGAATATGAGAACCTATTACTCTGTTGAGTGACATGGTTTACCAGAGTCAGAAACTTATCGAGAGAAGGATAAAACATTGTGGCAATTCTGAAGTACAAATTCAGGCTTACCTTAAACATAAAAATTTGACGAAGGCGTCGAGTTCAGCCGACGGAGAAAGTCTATGACCGGTTGGTCAAGCGGCCTAGCAATTATGTGCCATGATGGTATGTCATATGTAACTCGGCCTTGGACAGAAATGCCGAATGCAATCAGAGTTGCAAGCTAGACAAACGCTTGCGCCAAATGAGATTTGAGCATGGCTAAAGATGCACAAAAAGCATTAGCATAAGCCAAATGGTATTTGGACATGACATGTATGCATGAAGTATCATCATTGGCAAGGCCATAAACATGCGCCAGGTATATGTCCTTGACGGCTAAAAGTTGGATACAGGTAACGACATTAGCTAGATGCTTTCAAAAGGCTATGAACTACCCCAGCAGCTTTAGGAAAAGTAATAGGCCAATTAACATGATTGGCCAACTGCCTTGTGTAAGATAAATATGTAACTGCTAAGCGGTtactttgtaaataatttttgtaAGGCTATATAAGCCTCATCTTGTAACGGTTCAGGTGTCCGATACAGTGCATTTGTCCATCTATTTAGCTTTTTTTTTATGCATCAAGTAGAGTGTGTATACTGATTTTGGAAGCCTGAATAATTATGAACAAGGTCTCCGTTTTAGTATGGGCTAAATAGAATTTTAGTCCAAAACAAAGAGAGATTGTCTGAGTACGAATAGACTGAAACAGTGTCGTGGAACTTAGTTTCGTTATCAAGGTAAATTTTATTTGCATAAGTTGACCCACTAACACTTATCCACTAAAGGTTTTATCAtatcggaaaatgggttatttgtccaaatatttttaaaactggttcaaatggacgagtaaaatttagtatgggtgaaatggacaccaaaaaaatagcaaggatgaaactggattcatcctgacttaaacttaaaaaatagcaaggatgaaactggatgcatcctgatgtaaattaaaaataaaaaaaaatatttgaaaatagataggatgaaactgtttacatcttgCTATTTTTacgtttttgtccatttaaacaatatcaaaatctaaatgtcttttcacccaggaattgttgattttggtctttttaaccaattttgtgttatcaTATTAAGATTCAGATACTAGCTCACTAACTCATGAGAAACGACCGTGTATCTCCTTCAATTAGACCTCAAACAGTAGTGACAGAAGGCCCAAATGAACAGTACTTGTATAGTGTAGCTGTAATTTGCTTAAAATTAACTTCATCTCAGTACACGTTGAATCTTATCCTTACTTTACAGCGTATATGAGAaaaatgtaagatctaatagGAGATAAGTAGAACCATACATAATTAGGCTCCAAGTCCCTCTTTCCTTGCTTGctcacaagaaaaagaaaaagaaaaagttttgaaCAAGAATAAGTTAGAAAAATACAGCATGGACATAGTGTTATGTCTGTACATTACAACAATAAGTGTTAAATACTTTGCCAACATACATACACTGTTTTTTATCTTACTTTTGTTAAGGCTCCTTATACTTTCTAATTAgttaattatggtgttttttacTTTAAGataactctctttttctttcccttttcttcttctttaggtGTTAGATTATAGGTATACAGCAAGAAATGGGCCTACTGACGGTAAGGGGACAGACCAGTATCCATGTGATGCACTTATGTTTGTGGGTCAAAATAGTATGGAATTAAATCCATATAATTTAGAGATTTATCTGTTTTGTTCTGTGATGCAGAGGTTAAGAAACTTAACTAGAAAAGTATTACTGTATAGTTAGTTTAATCAATTTGTCATAAATCTTTAAGGCAATATGTAGTAGTTTGCATGTGGTTTTAAGCGTGCAGAGTATTAAAATCGGCTCACATGCACGTTCTAGAAAAGGATTGATCCTGGACTGTTTTCCGGCAAGGATTACACTGTTGTTATGTTTGCGCCCGAGATACTAATACATCGACCATCGAAGCTTTCAGAGTATGAGTGAGTTCAATAGCCCTCACTCAACTAATTGGTTTAACGAGTTGATATCAATGTAATACGGCGGTAAAGTATTTAAGAAATCATACCAACGACTTAAAGCTCAAAATTTCTcggcaataatttttttttatcaataaacaTAAAATGATAGTAAATAGTAAATACTATGCTCGACACCCAAAATGCTAATTTTTTTCACCATTTTTTTTCCTTGTgatattcttttatcaataaaaagTAAAATGATTTTAACAATAACGATAGAGAATAACATCAGTTAAGATACTATGCTCAACAAATTGTGCGCCTAAACTgctaatttttttcttccaaaattcCCTTGGCAAATAGTATTAGACTGCTTCAGTTATGTTTCTACTTTTCTTTTGGTCGGTAACGGATTTGGTGCTGACGAGTctcgaactcaggtcactggtattatcacccataactttACCACTGTACCACAGTTACAATAACATCGACCTTACATTTTCACCTTTTAGGCCCAAAACATTTTACTGCCAAACTTGCAATGTACTCATGTTAAAAACATTTTCCTATCCGGATATCAGACACAATGTGCATGTTTCACTATTCTTAACACACAAATTCATGACAAGGAATCCCATTTCTTTTATCTGATTTATTTTTAATCGGTAAAAAATTTGGTGCAGACGAGTTTCAAACTCTCGTCACTGATATCATCACCCAGTGACTTtacttttctttttgaagcatgatATATTAGATTGAAATTAACACGAAATTACACGGGAAAATGTGTCGCCCCTGGAGTCATTGATTACAAATTGTTTCAGAAAATCTGGGACAGTATATTCCCAGATGTTGGATTGTAACACTCCTTGTTGGCTCTTATCTGCCGCATAGTTTGCAAGAGCATTTGCAGCTTGGTTGGCTTCCCTGTAGTTGTGTTGGATTTCGTACCGGAGAATATCACCTAGTCTTCTTGTAATTTCAGCAAGCATTCCTTTAAGGTACCATGGAGGTTTTGATCGGTCGTTAATAAATTGGACTAGTGTCTGTGAGTCTGATTCGATGTAGATTTTAGTCCATTGGTGGATATTTACCGTTCTTAGGGCCATGAGTAGTGCCCATGTCTCTGCTATCAGTGCAGTGGTGATTCCCAAAGGTTGAGTAATTACGACAATGACTGTTGTTGTTGAGTCCCTGCAAATAAAACCTCCTCACACTGGTCATGGATGTCCTCGGGTAGCTCCGTCAGTGTTGATTTTGATCCAGTGTGGTCCCGGGAAccagtgactttaccactgtactataaTAGCATCCGCTTTATTTTTTTGACTGAAAAGGGCAAATTTATAAAAAAGAAACTCTTCGTCACTGAAAGAGTGACAAAGAGAAGATTACATAGACGCGTGCATTACAACGTCCCAATTACAAATCAAAGTTGACAAACTGAAACCTCTAAAAATATCAGTGTTTATTGTCCAGTTGAGCAATAAACATTTGACCTCAGTAATCAATTGTTTGGTGTTTCTGGCCAAGTTTTTGTAAAGTCTATTGTTCCTCTCATTCCGTAAGCACCACCAAATAGCAAATGGCAAATAACTCCATAGTTTCTTCACCATTTTCTTGCTTTTTCTTTTCCCCCACTCCCAAATTGTTCTTTTAACATCAAGAGAATGCACCCAACTGACTCCAAAGCTTTTTAAGAAATAATCCCAAATACCATTTTTAGTTTGACAATGCAGGAAAAGATCAGAGTTTGTCTCAACATGAAGGCCACAGAATAGACAAGTTGAGTCTTGAACCAAACCTGCACTGTGCAATTTGTCCAAAGTAGCAGCTCTATTATAACACAAAGTCCAGACTAAAAAAGCTACCGTTAAGGGGATTTTAGGATTCCAGAGTTGCTTgtaaggaaaagaaagaaaacctcCCAGATCCATAGCAGAATAAGCATTTGCAACTGAAAAACCTTCACCCCTTCCAAAAGTCCAGTGTCTATTGTCTTCAGCTCCATCCAAATTATTCAAAAGAACAGCTGGCTCACCAATCACCTGCAACAAGTTTACAATCTCTAGCATCTCCTGCATATTCAAACTTCTTAAAAAATTGAAATCCCAAGCTCCTTCAGAAGAAATCATCTCTCTCAGCACCACATTCTTCTTTTTAGAAAGCTTAAACAAAGAAGGAAAAAGTGTTCTTAGGGGCTGCTCACCTACCCAAACATCATCCGAGAAGGaggatattgttaccattagCCACCAAAGAAGTACCAGATTTCACAAAATCTCTGGATTTTAGTATGCCAACCCATAAACTAAAACACACAGATCTATTAGACTGATTTGGAAATAAAGCTTCAGTAGAACCTCCAAATTTCTGATTTATTAATCTCCTCCACAAAGCAAACTTTTCACTGTCATATCTCCAAATCCATTTAGCATGAAGAGGTTTGTTTACTAATTTTAACTTCTTAACCCCAATACCACCTCTACATTTTGGTAAAGCAGCTTTTGACCAATCAACCCAACTCCTCTTCCTAGAATTATTTCAATAGCATCCGCTTTATAGCCGATCTAAAATCTCTTAAGTAGAGATTTCCATTAAAGagccatgtttctcctttgataTCTTA
This genomic stretch from Papaver somniferum cultivar HN1 chromosome 5, ASM357369v1, whole genome shotgun sequence harbors:
- the LOC113279100 gene encoding uncharacterized protein LOC113279100 is translated as MVTISSFSDDVWVGEQPLRTLFPSLFKLSKKKNVVLREMISSEGAWDFNFLRSLNMQEMLEIVNLLQVIGEPAVLLNNLDGAEDNRHWTFGRGEGFSVANAYSAMDLGGFLSFPYKQLWNPKIPLTVAFLVWTLCYNRAATLDKLHSAGLVQDSTCLFCGLHVETNSDLFLHCQTKNGIWDYFLKSFGVSWVHSLDVKRTIWEWGKRKSKKMVKKLWSYLPFAIWWCLRNERNNRLYKNLARNTKQLITEVKCLLLNWTINTDIFRGFSLSTLICNWDVVMHASM